Proteins encoded within one genomic window of Geotalea daltonii FRC-32:
- the ku gene encoding non-homologous end joining protein Ku produces the protein MKAIWTGSISFGLVNIPVKLFSGSESNSLDLNLLHKTDLHPINYIKVCKAENREVPMSEIVKGYQHASGEYIVLTEQDFEIASVEKTHLIDILDFVDEQEIDSRYFERPYYLEPDKTGAKPYALLREALKKSGKVGIASYVLRNRGSIGIVKPLEDVLVLNQMRYQEEVRSHAELKLPQGENLRQQEIDLALMLIDQYSTRFDPAKYKDSYMDDLKRIIEEKAQGIQPQPQGKRPQPSNVVDMMALLKKSLEEKKRKAA, from the coding sequence ATGAAAGCCATCTGGACCGGTTCCATCAGTTTCGGCCTGGTTAACATTCCGGTGAAACTTTTCAGCGGTTCCGAAAGCAACTCACTGGACCTGAACCTGCTGCACAAAACCGACCTGCACCCCATAAACTATATCAAAGTCTGCAAGGCTGAGAACCGGGAAGTACCCATGAGCGAGATCGTCAAAGGCTACCAGCATGCCAGCGGCGAATATATTGTTCTTACCGAGCAGGATTTTGAAATTGCCAGCGTGGAAAAGACCCACCTCATCGACATTCTCGATTTCGTCGACGAACAGGAGATCGACAGCAGATACTTCGAGCGACCCTATTACCTGGAGCCGGACAAGACAGGTGCCAAGCCGTATGCCTTGCTGCGGGAAGCACTGAAGAAATCGGGCAAGGTGGGAATCGCCTCCTACGTCCTGCGCAACAGGGGAAGCATCGGCATCGTCAAGCCGCTGGAGGATGTGCTGGTTCTCAATCAGATGCGCTACCAGGAGGAGGTACGAAGCCATGCCGAGCTGAAGCTTCCCCAGGGTGAAAACCTCCGCCAGCAGGAAATCGACCTGGCCCTCATGCTTATCGACCAGTACTCCACCAGGTTCGACCCAGCCAAATACAAGGACAGCTACATGGATGATCTGAAAAGAATCATCGAGGAGAAGGCACAGGGCATTCAACCCCAGCCCCAGGGGAAACGCCCCCAGCCCTCCAATGTGGTGGACATGATGGCCCTGTTGAAGAAGAGTCTGGAGGAGAAAAAGCGCAAGGCGGCGTAG
- a CDS encoding FKBP-type peptidyl-prolyl cis-trans isomerase, whose amino-acid sequence MRAEMGKRVTISFVCRLEDGTLYDFTEATMLSFIVGQGHTLPSLDAGVIGMSRGEHRTIRLPATEVDAFPLVAPGTSSTAGIPAGSSRAPNGYEFAPGADGDAVTPSQPHSRWAKPRVATGAWLVFHVKLLKVEDV is encoded by the coding sequence ATGCGGGCTGAAATGGGTAAAAGGGTAACTATCAGCTTCGTCTGCAGGCTGGAAGACGGCACCCTCTATGACTTTACCGAAGCGACCATGCTCAGCTTTATCGTGGGGCAAGGTCATACCCTGCCGAGTCTCGACGCAGGGGTGATCGGCATGAGCCGTGGCGAACACAGGACGATCCGGTTGCCCGCAACGGAAGTGGACGCGTTTCCCCTGGTGGCGCCAGGCACCTCTTCCACGGCAGGAATCCCTGCAGGGAGCAGCCGGGCTCCCAACGGTTATGAATTCGCCCCCGGAGCAGACGGCGATGCCGTAACACCAAGCCAGCCGCATTCACGTTGGGCAAAACCCCGAGTGGCCACTGGCGCCTGGTTGGTGTTTCATGTGAAGTTGCTTAAGGTGGAAGACGTTTAA
- a CDS encoding DUF1328 domain-containing protein yields MLRWAAIFFIIAIVAAVFGFTGIASAAAGIAKFLFILFLVVALIMLILGITAGTKITRH; encoded by the coding sequence ATGCTACGTTGGGCAGCTATCTTTTTCATCATAGCCATTGTCGCTGCTGTGTTCGGATTTACCGGAATAGCCTCTGCCGCTGCCGGTATCGCAAAGTTTCTCTTCATCCTCTTCCTGGTGGTTGCTCTCATCATGCTGATCCTCGGCATCACAGCGGGAACCAAGATCACCCGGCACTAA
- a CDS encoding autotransporter assembly complex protein TamA: MGNKGAYLIAMLIALLAFLPPVSMAAESVEIVVTGVEDEARTNVQEALALPPGMVREGKVDRLWLERFARQAPDRVRTALQPFGYYNAQVETNLSEERGYFRLMAQVSLGEPVRISALDVALTGAGAGEGRLKDLVDVFPLEKGDILLQQPYDQAKGGLEAAAEELGFLDARFTAHEIRIDPPRTSARIRLVMDTGERYFFDGATIEGAPDYPESFLRRYLSFKSGEPFSYSRLGQTQLNFNNSERFKEIVVTPHKEEAANNTIPVSVQLKQAYRRSLRPGLGYGTDTGGRFSLRYRDLNMLHRGHEYYANLFISQRLQGFASGYVIPDADDIRSSTSLQLNLQREETTYVSRLVALELDKNRSFGRGELGTAYIRLQRESFTIGSENSSSRLVLPGLRFTKDHYGDLIRPERGFRYFFDVRGTHQLIGSDVGLIQLITEGSDLMPLPWRLSLHTRAKVGLTLLNDPMADLPASLRFFAGGDQSVRGYSYKSLGPRDATGEVVGGRHLLVGSIELERALFKDWGLSVFYDIGNAFNSFTSVKLYSGAGVGVHYYTRVGVVNLSIARQLGVDNPAFHIHFTIGLEL, from the coding sequence ATGGGAAACAAAGGTGCATACCTCATTGCCATGCTAATTGCCCTGCTTGCCTTTCTGCCGCCGGTTTCGATGGCGGCAGAGTCGGTGGAAATCGTCGTCACCGGGGTGGAGGATGAGGCGCGGACCAACGTGCAGGAAGCCCTCGCCTTGCCACCGGGAATGGTGCGGGAGGGAAAGGTCGATCGCCTGTGGCTTGAGCGCTTTGCGCGCCAGGCACCGGACAGGGTGCGCACGGCACTGCAGCCGTTCGGCTATTACAACGCCCAGGTTGAAACGAACCTTTCGGAGGAGAGAGGATACTTTCGCCTCATGGCACAGGTTTCTCTGGGGGAGCCTGTGCGTATATCGGCACTGGATGTGGCTCTGACAGGGGCCGGGGCAGGAGAAGGGCGACTGAAAGACCTTGTGGATGTCTTTCCCCTGGAGAAAGGGGATATATTGCTGCAGCAGCCCTATGACCAGGCCAAGGGGGGGCTGGAAGCGGCAGCCGAGGAATTAGGCTTCCTGGATGCCCGGTTCACAGCCCACGAGATCCGCATTGATCCTCCCAGAACATCGGCCCGAATCCGGCTCGTCATGGATACGGGGGAGCGGTATTTCTTCGACGGTGCGACCATCGAAGGTGCACCCGATTATCCCGAGTCCTTCCTGCGCCGCTATCTGAGCTTCAAGTCGGGGGAGCCTTTTTCCTACAGCCGCCTGGGTCAGACCCAGCTCAACTTCAATAACTCGGAGCGTTTCAAGGAGATCGTTGTTACCCCCCACAAGGAGGAGGCCGCCAACAATACCATACCCGTTTCGGTGCAGCTGAAACAGGCCTACCGCCGCAGCCTGAGGCCCGGACTCGGCTATGGAACGGATACCGGTGGCCGTTTCTCCCTCCGTTACCGGGATCTGAACATGCTGCACCGGGGCCACGAATACTATGCCAATCTCTTCATTTCCCAGCGCCTGCAAGGCTTTGCCAGTGGTTACGTCATCCCCGACGCCGACGATATCCGTAGCTCCACATCGTTGCAACTGAATCTGCAGCGTGAGGAAACCACTTACGTCAGTCGTCTCGTGGCACTGGAGCTGGACAAGAACCGCAGTTTCGGCAGGGGGGAGCTTGGAACTGCTTACATCAGACTGCAGCGGGAAAGCTTCACCATCGGCAGCGAAAATTCCAGTTCCAGGCTGGTCCTGCCCGGCCTGCGTTTCACCAAGGACCATTACGGCGACCTCATCAGGCCGGAGAGGGGCTTCCGTTATTTTTTCGATGTGCGCGGCACCCACCAACTGATAGGTTCCGACGTGGGGCTGATCCAGCTGATCACGGAGGGAAGCGATCTGATGCCGCTGCCGTGGCGACTGTCGCTCCACACCAGGGCCAAAGTTGGCCTTACCCTGCTTAATGATCCCATGGCTGATCTGCCGGCCTCGCTACGCTTTTTTGCCGGCGGCGATCAGAGCGTCCGCGGTTATTCCTACAAAAGTCTCGGCCCCCGCGATGCCACCGGCGAAGTGGTGGGGGGCAGGCATCTGCTGGTCGGCAGCATCGAGCTGGAGCGCGCCCTGTTCAAGGACTGGGGCCTCTCGGTGTTTTATGACATCGGCAATGCCTTCAACAGTTTCACTTCCGTCAAACTTTACAGCGGTGCCGGGGTGGGGGTCCATTACTATACCAGGGTCGGCGTGGTCAATCTGTCCATAGCCCGGCAGTTGGGGGTCGACAATCCTGCCTTCCACATCCATTTCACCATAGGGTTGGAACTGTGA
- a CDS encoding glycoside hydrolase 100 family protein: METMEVADLELIEVCYEKAVLLLHANSSEAGILAATITRKAAGRNYTAIFGRDAAICALGMLVSGDVELVRVARQGLATLAQYQAPNGQIPKYVKPETGEVDFWYTGCIDATLWWLIAVSFYDRLCPEEHLGAGLAEKSALALNWLQCQEHQAWYLLQQNEASDWADIMPRSGFVLYSNVLWHWVKRLYNLPTACHTRDYANLLFNPYGNVVPEKRRPRLLVHYIRNRSKGTPFYLSFVNFTVWGMEIDVFGNVLAALTGLAAPSRGCELVRAILALEAHRPFPLRVVGRPIQIREPLWRLYMHRHRQNFPWQYHNGGIWPFAGGFWVMLLARLGKREKALVELTRLARANQVNDWEFNEWFHGVTGEPLGMVGQSWNAAMFILAFRTVIDKKRYVY; encoded by the coding sequence ATGGAAACAATGGAAGTCGCCGACCTGGAGCTGATAGAAGTCTGCTATGAAAAGGCGGTTCTTCTGCTCCATGCCAATTCCAGCGAAGCGGGTATTCTGGCGGCAACCATAACCAGGAAAGCAGCAGGGCGCAACTACACGGCCATCTTCGGACGGGACGCGGCCATCTGCGCCCTCGGCATGCTGGTCTCCGGAGACGTGGAACTGGTGCGGGTCGCCCGGCAGGGGCTCGCCACCCTGGCACAGTACCAAGCGCCCAACGGGCAGATCCCCAAATATGTGAAGCCCGAGACCGGGGAGGTGGATTTCTGGTACACCGGCTGTATCGATGCCACCCTGTGGTGGCTGATCGCCGTCAGCTTTTACGACCGCCTCTGCCCGGAAGAACACCTTGGCGCAGGCCTCGCCGAAAAATCGGCATTGGCCTTGAATTGGCTCCAATGCCAGGAGCACCAGGCCTGGTACCTTCTCCAGCAGAATGAGGCCAGCGACTGGGCCGACATCATGCCCCGATCCGGGTTTGTCCTTTACAGCAATGTGCTCTGGCACTGGGTGAAAAGGCTCTACAACCTCCCCACCGCCTGTCACACCAGGGATTATGCTAACCTGCTCTTTAACCCATATGGCAACGTCGTTCCCGAAAAGCGCCGCCCCCGACTCCTTGTCCATTACATCCGCAACCGGTCCAAAGGTACCCCCTTTTACCTCAGCTTCGTCAATTTCACCGTCTGGGGGATGGAGATCGACGTCTTCGGTAACGTCCTTGCAGCCTTGACCGGGCTGGCCGCTCCATCGCGGGGATGCGAGCTGGTCAGGGCCATTCTGGCCCTGGAGGCGCACCGCCCCTTTCCGCTCCGGGTGGTGGGGCGGCCGATCCAGATCCGTGAGCCGCTCTGGCGGCTTTACATGCACCGCCACCGCCAGAACTTCCCGTGGCAGTACCATAATGGCGGCATCTGGCCCTTTGCCGGCGGATTCTGGGTAATGCTGCTGGCCCGCCTGGGCAAGAGGGAAAAAGCCCTGGTCGAATTGACCCGGTTGGCTCGGGCCAATCAGGTGAACGACTGGGAGTTTAACGAGTGGTTCCATGGCGTGACCGGAGAGCCCTTGGGCATGGTGGGACAGTCATGGAACGCAGCCATGTTCATCCTGGCCTTCCGCACGGTCATCGACAAAAAGCGCTACGTTTACTGA
- a CDS encoding AI-2E family transporter: MDKRVYLSIIGAIATAGIAALLGLLAAPILEPLAWALIIGIATIPYYNRLTQRIPNRPGRCAGLMVLAVTVCFVLPIAGLITTIAQNAPAWFQTAQGLVRDFATSGSTILHRIPFIDRITSLVEKSGIDVGGYAAKSAGPISGGIVNAATNMAKGLAELMFILVVALFILFFVYRDGERVMSTAVTRFAPDGNNMRRYLSRIRATTTAVAVGTLFTCLVQGIIAGIGYFFADVPAPVLFAGLTSVAALVPVVGTAIIWVPLAAYVAFKGAYVTAGLLALWCVFMVGLADNAIRPIAVGAKGNVPVPAVVLGAICGVTTIGLLGLILGPIIFATVINLWHELATVERSETAQGEETRPPSD; this comes from the coding sequence ATGGATAAAAGAGTTTACCTCAGTATAATCGGCGCCATTGCCACTGCCGGAATTGCCGCCCTGCTCGGTCTTCTGGCAGCACCCATCCTGGAGCCCCTCGCCTGGGCACTGATCATAGGCATCGCAACAATACCCTATTACAACCGGTTGACACAGAGAATTCCAAATAGGCCAGGGAGATGCGCCGGACTGATGGTGCTGGCCGTAACCGTCTGTTTCGTCCTGCCCATTGCCGGACTTATCACCACCATTGCCCAGAATGCCCCGGCATGGTTTCAGACGGCCCAGGGGCTGGTAAGAGATTTTGCCACGTCGGGATCTACCATCCTGCACCGCATTCCCTTCATCGACAGAATAACTTCGTTGGTGGAAAAGAGTGGTATCGATGTGGGGGGCTATGCTGCCAAGTCTGCCGGGCCGATCTCCGGCGGAATCGTCAATGCTGCTACCAACATGGCCAAAGGTCTGGCAGAACTGATGTTCATTCTGGTCGTGGCCCTGTTCATTCTCTTCTTCGTTTACCGCGACGGCGAAAGAGTCATGTCCACGGCCGTAACCCGCTTTGCTCCGGATGGAAACAACATGCGCCGCTACCTTTCCCGGATCCGAGCCACGACAACCGCCGTAGCCGTGGGCACCCTCTTTACCTGCCTGGTTCAGGGAATCATCGCCGGCATCGGTTATTTTTTCGCCGACGTCCCGGCACCGGTTCTCTTTGCCGGCCTGACATCCGTTGCAGCGTTGGTGCCCGTGGTCGGGACAGCTATCATCTGGGTTCCCCTTGCCGCTTATGTGGCTTTCAAGGGGGCATACGTTACAGCCGGCCTTCTTGCCCTCTGGTGCGTCTTCATGGTCGGTCTTGCCGACAACGCCATCCGTCCCATCGCCGTTGGGGCCAAGGGGAACGTGCCTGTCCCGGCAGTGGTGCTGGGGGCAATCTGCGGTGTGACCACCATTGGTCTTCTCGGCCTGATTCTCGGGCCTATCATTTTTGCCACGGTTATCAATCTCTGGCATGAGCTGGCCACCGTTGAAAGGTCGGAGACCGCTCAAGGGGAAGAGACAAGACCCCCATCAGACTGA
- the ligD gene encoding DNA ligase D produces MTLDDYRKKRDFDRTPEPQGRAGPSEPALRFVVQKHAASHLHYDLRLELDGVLKSWAVPKGPSLDPAVKRLAMMVEDHPFDYRNFEGIIPAGNYGAGAVIIWDEGTCHAYGTEERSESERILRQGLAKGDLKFILHGHKLKGRFALVKIRSGKGNSWLLVKKDDEHATAADITRHDRSVVSGRRLDELGPEGEEPVMADMPGEAAPMPHNVKPMLATLVKDAFDHPDWVFEIKLDGYRTIAEISAGSVLLYSRNLLPFNNRFPTIAAALAGLGREAILDGEVTAMDENGRSDFQLLQNHDRTGEGSILYFIFDLLYLDGRDLRNLPLLTRKTLLQEILPDLPQVRYCEHIGETGIAFFQAAQDNGLEGIVAKLADSRYETGKRSSAWLKVKATLRQEAIICGFTEPRGSRKKFGTLVLGAYDKGELVYIGTSGGGFDEASLNELHDMLLPLVQGDSPFKTRAATRMPAQWVKPVLVCEVSFSEWTSDGVMRQPVFLGLRQDKDPVTIIRETFPGPMAAPPPSAEKAGLAEKELTIGSRRLKLTNLDKVFWPAEGYTKRDVIDYYRTISPYLLPHLRDRPESLYRTPNGIEEAGFFQKDVRDMVADWPLTEAIYSESQHKTITFLICQDEESLIYMANLGCIEINPWLSRLGSLDNPDYLVIDLDPEEIGFEKVVETALAVKEVLDRAGAVGFPKTSGATGMHIYVPLGARYDYETAGRFAHLIATLANHLVPDFTSLERSPAKRQGKVYLDFLQNKRGQTLAAPYSIRPRTGATVSTPLYWSEVAPGLEPRDFTIRTVPRRIEKTGDIFVRVLGPGIHMERCIETLERL; encoded by the coding sequence ATGACCTTGGACGACTACCGAAAGAAGCGCGATTTCGATCGTACCCCGGAGCCTCAAGGGAGAGCAGGCCCATCGGAGCCGGCCCTCCGCTTTGTCGTGCAAAAACACGCCGCGTCCCACCTGCACTATGACCTTCGCCTGGAACTGGACGGGGTGCTGAAGAGCTGGGCGGTGCCCAAAGGACCGTCCCTCGACCCGGCGGTGAAAAGGCTGGCCATGATGGTAGAGGACCATCCCTTCGACTACAGGAATTTCGAGGGGATCATTCCGGCAGGCAACTACGGTGCCGGCGCCGTAATCATCTGGGATGAGGGGACCTGCCACGCCTATGGGACGGAGGAGCGTAGCGAAAGCGAACGAATCTTGCGCCAGGGGCTGGCAAAGGGAGATCTGAAGTTCATTCTCCACGGCCACAAGCTCAAGGGCAGATTTGCCCTGGTCAAGATCCGAAGTGGAAAGGGCAATTCCTGGCTGCTGGTTAAAAAGGACGATGAACATGCCACGGCGGCAGATATCACACGGCATGACCGGTCGGTGGTCTCGGGGCGAAGGCTGGATGAACTGGGGCCGGAAGGGGAAGAGCCAGTCATGGCCGATATGCCCGGCGAAGCCGCACCCATGCCCCACAACGTCAAGCCCATGCTCGCCACGCTGGTGAAGGATGCTTTCGACCACCCCGACTGGGTCTTCGAGATCAAGCTGGATGGTTACCGCACCATCGCCGAAATCTCTGCCGGGTCGGTGCTCCTCTATTCCCGCAATCTGCTCCCTTTCAACAACAGGTTTCCCACCATTGCCGCCGCCCTTGCCGGATTAGGTAGAGAGGCCATCCTTGATGGAGAAGTGACGGCCATGGATGAAAACGGCAGGTCCGATTTCCAGCTGCTGCAGAACCATGACCGCACCGGGGAAGGATCGATCCTTTACTTCATCTTCGATCTCCTCTACCTTGACGGCCGCGATTTGCGCAACCTGCCGCTCCTTACCCGAAAGACCCTCCTGCAGGAAATACTTCCCGACCTCCCCCAGGTGAGGTATTGCGAACATATCGGTGAAACCGGCATCGCCTTCTTTCAGGCCGCGCAGGATAACGGCCTGGAGGGAATCGTCGCCAAACTGGCAGATAGTCGCTACGAAACGGGGAAAAGAAGCAGTGCATGGTTAAAGGTCAAGGCTACGCTCCGGCAGGAGGCCATCATCTGCGGCTTTACGGAGCCAAGGGGAAGCCGGAAAAAATTCGGCACCCTGGTGCTGGGTGCCTACGACAAGGGAGAACTGGTATACATCGGCACCAGTGGCGGCGGCTTTGACGAGGCGAGTCTTAATGAACTCCATGACATGCTGCTGCCGTTGGTTCAGGGGGACTCTCCATTCAAAACCAGGGCCGCGACAAGGATGCCGGCCCAATGGGTGAAGCCGGTACTGGTCTGCGAAGTCTCCTTTTCCGAATGGACCAGCGATGGCGTCATGCGGCAACCTGTCTTTCTCGGCCTGCGTCAGGACAAGGACCCGGTGACTATAATCCGGGAAACATTTCCCGGTCCCATGGCGGCGCCACCTCCGTCCGCAGAAAAAGCCGGTCTGGCGGAAAAAGAACTGACCATCGGCAGCAGGCGGCTTAAGCTGACCAACCTGGACAAGGTCTTTTGGCCTGCAGAAGGCTACACTAAAAGGGACGTCATTGACTATTACCGCACGATTTCACCCTACCTGCTCCCCCATCTGCGTGACCGCCCCGAGTCCCTCTACCGCACCCCCAACGGCATCGAGGAAGCAGGGTTTTTCCAGAAGGACGTCAGGGACATGGTAGCGGACTGGCCGTTGACCGAGGCCATATACTCCGAGTCACAGCACAAAACCATCACCTTCCTCATCTGTCAGGATGAAGAAAGCCTTATCTACATGGCCAATCTGGGGTGTATCGAGATCAATCCCTGGCTCTCCCGGCTGGGGAGCCTGGATAACCCGGACTACCTGGTAATTGACCTGGACCCTGAGGAAATCGGCTTCGAGAAAGTAGTGGAAACGGCCCTGGCGGTAAAAGAGGTTCTGGACCGGGCCGGGGCCGTGGGCTTTCCCAAGACCTCCGGCGCCACCGGCATGCATATCTATGTTCCCCTCGGAGCCAGGTACGACTATGAAACAGCAGGGCGGTTCGCCCACCTCATCGCCACCCTTGCCAACCATCTGGTGCCGGATTTCACCAGCCTGGAAAGGAGTCCGGCCAAGAGACAGGGAAAGGTCTATCTTGATTTTCTGCAGAACAAGCGGGGCCAGACCCTTGCCGCTCCTTACAGCATCCGCCCCAGAACGGGAGCAACAGTTTCCACCCCCCTTTACTGGAGCGAGGTGGCGCCGGGGCTGGAACCGCGGGATTTTACCATCAGAACCGTGCCGCGGCGCATTGAAAAAACGGGCGATATCTTCGTCCGTGTGCTCGGCCCCGGCATCCATATGGAACGCTGCATTGAAACACTGGAGCGTTTGTAA
- a CDS encoding phage holin family protein — translation MTEKKDRPLGDLFSELIQETRTLFKKEVELMRVELSEKVEGLKKDLVAVGIAAVLLYAGLLTFIAAMVFGLAVFIPLWLSALLISIVFIGIGGALLVKAKKDVSQMKLAPEKSKETFKETAQWAKAQMKPVR, via the coding sequence ATGACAGAAAAAAAAGACAGGCCTTTAGGTGATCTGTTTTCGGAACTGATCCAGGAAACCAGGACTCTCTTCAAAAAAGAAGTAGAGTTGATGAGGGTCGAGCTCTCGGAGAAAGTCGAAGGACTCAAGAAGGATCTGGTAGCCGTAGGTATCGCCGCTGTCTTGCTTTACGCCGGGCTGTTGACATTTATTGCCGCCATGGTCTTCGGTCTGGCTGTCTTCATTCCCCTGTGGCTCTCCGCCCTGTTGATCAGCATTGTCTTCATCGGTATCGGTGGTGCGCTGCTGGTCAAGGCAAAAAAAGATGTGTCGCAGATGAAGCTGGCGCCGGAAAAATCCAAAGAGACCTTCAAGGAGACTGCTCAATGGGCAAAAGCACAGATGAAACCGGTCAGGTGA
- a CDS encoding rhodanese-like domain-containing protein, which translates to MAKLLSEQFEITADDLKSRMKSGKPVFLVNLRHHGDWDVGLIKARGALRVADDELEQHLGEIPHDQEIVICYLGPGDRPSVEVAQMLQRKGWRDVHPLRGGFSAYLDAGLPVEDLKGRSIAKKRMLLSGA; encoded by the coding sequence ATGGCAAAGCTTTTGTCGGAACAGTTCGAGATCACGGCGGACGATCTTAAATCAAGGATGAAGAGCGGCAAGCCGGTTTTTCTCGTCAACCTGCGCCATCATGGGGACTGGGATGTCGGCCTGATCAAGGCGCGGGGGGCGCTGAGGGTTGCCGATGACGAGTTGGAGCAGCATCTGGGGGAAATTCCCCATGACCAGGAAATAGTCATCTGCTACCTGGGACCGGGAGATCGACCAAGCGTGGAAGTGGCGCAGATGCTGCAACGAAAGGGTTGGCGGGATGTGCATCCTTTGAGGGGGGGATTCAGCGCCTACCTGGATGCCGGGCTGCCGGTGGAAGACCTGAAGGGAAGAAGTATCGCCAAAAAGAGGATGCTGCTCAGCGGCGCCTGA